AAGGGGGTGGTGGATggaaggggaaggggagggggattGAGGGTTTGTTAGAACAGCAAACACGGTAAAAAGCATATTTGTGAGGCCAGATGCCTCTGGAGCTCCAAATcaggttaaaaataaataaaccatgcACATGGTCCCTCATTAACTTCACAAGCTACAACTGACAGTGTCGACCAATTCTTCACTAACTCATCACTGACTGTACAAAAATTAACTTAAGAGAACACGTTTGCATGCAAGAGGTTATTACATAAAAGCTCGAAAACTATAATGGAACTAAGAGCGATTTAAGAAACTATTTTCTACTTAACTACCCAAGGACTAACAGTGACTTGTCTTCATCTGTGAGAACGTAGCCAAATTTAGTGTAAGCTAAATATTACTCACCCAGACATCGATATAAACAGAAACTGGCtatttaaagctagggttggtaatccttgaaaagctagcaagaccaggctacactttgaaaaaattaGCCATtagccctctcgtcaaagctacacCCCGAAAACACATAAACGTGCaatgactgacaactgctacgATCCGACTTTTCCGTGACTAGCttgctaacttctggctataTCATCTCTGCGTCTGGCTTGTGAAGACtcggtcatgtgcagtgagagcacgggcaggATGTGGccaggcaggtcggttagtgacagacaggtaagccagccaatcatttaatttggttCGCGTTAAATGATTAGTCATGTTTATTAATGTTCTGCGAGAGCTTTTTTTATTGATGGCTGTCaggacatgaagaggatttcaacaaataagatgaAACGTGTTTCAGAgacaaattaccaaccctatCTTTAATCAATCCAGTTCTTACTAGGCAGCACGTTGTTACATGGCGTGGAAAACATAAAAGAGATATCACTTATTACTGTATAAACATTAGCTAGTTAGAAATTGGTTGAAAATTTAAATGTAGCAGCGATTTCTAGTTTCTGTATAAACTTCCTTCTcaattttttattgtgtgttaaaTCAAAACTTTCCAGAGATAAGTTATGGATCATCTAAGAGCCTGTATTCTCATCATTGAAAAGCTAAGCAGATCAGCATGTGTAATTATTACAGGCGGTCAGTGCCACTGCTTCTGTGACTGCTGCAGTTACTAGTAAATGCCCAAACTAGAGCACccaaaatgtaatataaagGAATACATTTGATTTCCAGTGTTTGAAGAATATAATTTGTGAGAAAGCACAGTCACTCCATGCATTGCTCCAGCCACTGATTTGCAGTGCACAGTAGGTCgaagaaagaaactaaatggaGTTAGTTATTttcaaaggaaaagaaaaaaaggctcaACGATGATTAGCACAATCTTCACCATCATTATTTAGAGTAAGTGGTATTAAAACAAATGGTATTTATTCCTACAGTGTAATAAATAGCTGCTTTTTACTGCAGTATTCACTGGGTGAATAttagaaggagaggaggagtcaagatgagggaggagagggtcCATGACTGGGGCATTACAGCAGGATTCGGGGTGAAACAGTAGACGTTTGTTCTACTGTCTCCTATGAATGCAGAAGCAGCTTCAATAtaataaaagcaacaacagcttttacattcacacatacatacatacatacatacacatacacacacacatacatacacacacacacttgcacaaaaAGCTGTCTTGTCACCCACCAGATCCACCAAAAGCATCAGCAGCAGGGCCCGCGGCCACGGCAGCAGGACCGTCTCCTGGGGAAGGTGCAAACGCATCTAGGGTATTGCAGACGAATACAGCCGGaacgcaacacacacaaaacataaccCCCAGGGCCAACACACCGACAGACACATGGATGTAAAGAACATAGGATGAGTAAAGAGATGGAGTggacaggaaacaaaaatgaGAGGTCAGCATCAGGGAAAAGCAGAGAATACAAGAAATATGCAGCCTGGTTACTGTGGCGACTGATCAGATTGTACCACCATTAGTCACATGATGAGTTTTGGAAGGCTGCATAATGCTGCATTCAGTGACTGCACAGtttgtgcagatgtgtgaaATGAGGTTGTCACAAGTTAATTTTGCTCTGTGACAAGAAGGAACATGTCAGGTTCAGGGATGGACAAGGAAGAGTATCTCTTTGACGAAGAAATTCAGTTCAAATTCTTTTCAGCAGATACAAATGTTGGGGCTGAGGTTATTATtaaaaagccaaaatatcatCCAGCTATTCATCATTGTGGCAAATTAATGAAACTGTTGGTAAGCCATTAGGGACACATGGGtgataaacaaaaaaagcaaaaagcaacTGATAGGAGATTAATTACATTGCAGTGGGTTTACTGAGGTGCACATGTATATAATGAAACACTCTTGtgaatgtttaaaacatgtcaaTGTCTAAGCACATTAGTTTTCTGTGACAACTGTGCAGCTTCGAATAAACCCAGAGAAAAGCAAGTAATCCTCTGCAGTGCCTGGTATTTTTGGGATGTGCCAGAAATGATAAACGTTTTGCTCTGTGCTCAGTGCAAAACAGGGTTTGTGCAAGCACATTAGTGTGCATGCTCGTAAACAAATGAGGGGGCAAGAATATTAGTAACAGGTAGATTACCATTACATTTGAGTCACAGCACTAAGCATCTAATTtcatgaaaaaatataaatctgatGATCTtatgattgttgttgttctcaaGGTATTTCCAGGATCATCAAGGACTACCACTAACCACATGGaggaaaaggttttttaaatatgtgccTCTAATCCAAACAAATATGGCAGACGGACATGACAATTCTCCTTTCAATGTGTACACCAAAATGAAGAATTGTATTATCAGTTACATTAACCAGCTAATTGACTGGTGGCTGATGTcaccatgtgtgtgagtgcttgcGTGAGTCATCATGGAAAAGTATGGTTCTGGAGACACCTACTGTAGCAGAGACAATCACAGAGGTGGATTTTGAgacatgtgtctgtctgtctgtggacatGTTTCAGCACAACTCTGCCAAATGCAGTCACAAAACTTTACAGGTGTGTATTTCAGTGAAGGCTGAATTTAAAGATGGGTGTGGTCCCATGATTACTGAGTATGCATGTCATAATGTGGTAATAACTACTGAGAGCTCATGGGATGGAAAATCAACATGTTGATGAGCGAtgcatcatttttctttttactgacaaaatcatttttaatccaGATATTAAGAAGAATATTTGAGGTTTGTGGAAATACATACATAACAGTGGCAATTGTTCTGTTTATTAATCAGATTTTTAGCTCTGTGACTCAAATGTTGATGGTAATATATGGCACGAGGCACAAACTGGGGTTCTGGTGCCAACTGCTTGTTGAAATGTCACAATATACATTGAGATATTTGTTACTAAGTCTTCATGTGACATCAAAAAATGTGAGTTAGATTCTCCTCATTCTTTAGATATCACAGAAACATACATCACATACAAAATGTATCTGATAGAACAAAAGTATATTTATGTGGTTTTCAAAAGAAGCACTCTCAATGAATTTACCAGTGGCTGCAATGGAAAGTTTAGGAAGTCAAATCCCAGTCATTTATATACCAAATTTATATCAGTAAATAACTTGATGACAAAATGATTGGAGCAGACAGGCAGCCATGCCATGAATACGGGCCTACATCCAGCCGTCGAACCACACTGACCTCCGAAAAGGTCAATTTCTGTGGCTGAGGTGGTGGCAGGGGCGGAGATGGGCAGAGAGGCAGGGActggtgcagctgcagcagcagtggcagcagtggTAGCGGTGGCAGTGGCGGTGGCTGTGGGTGCGACAGCTGCAGgggcagctgcagcatcagcatcagcatcagcatcagacTCTCCCTCGGTCAGGAGAGCTTCAGAAGCTCCATCAGAGGCAGCTGGAGCTGCTAAGCAGGTTTACCCCATAATCCAAATGCCACGACCCCGTtacaagagagaagagaggaataGCAAGATAAAAAAGTAAGATAGGTGGAAGATGGCAGTGTCAAAGTGACtaaaattttttaaaagtgcagaCGTGTGTGGTCAGAAATTAACAGGAAGGGTGCGAAAGATAATAactacatttgttttcaatgcAAAGCAACCTGACACTGATAACAACAGAGAACTTTAGGTAGAAAGCCCAGATGGACAATGAAAAATCTGCAGGCATTTCTTATATTTAGTCTGTCAACGGAATACTCACCCTCAGCCAAAAGATCTGCACGAGAGATGAACAGAAAGAGGCACAGATGAGAGAGGATGAATGACAGCATGAACACAATCTATAtaactataaaatatatagcTGCTCTGCTGAAATTTTGAAATTTGTCATTCGCAAGTTGCCAACATTATACAGAtaaggtaataaaaaaacagacgCACACCAATGTAAAATCGTAATAGAGCTTAAAGGTCCTTAATGTAATTTAGGTAGTGAAAGGTTAGAGCTGGATTCTGGCCATGTTCAGGGGATCAGTGGAGATGTGGGGATGAGCAGCGACAGCCTCACAATGGAAATGCGGTTCCACATAatccaataaaaacattaatgtgGGTAGCACTTATTTATTCTACTTCAGGGAGTGACTCTAAAAGACTTAAGTTTGTTTAATTCATCTCATTTACAACAAATACTGTATCCTCCATGTTACTGCCAACTATTATCCAAAGCATACTCTAGGTTTATAAATAGATTATCTTCTTTCAACCTCATCTCAGAAAATggtttccatttatttatctgcaGTGATGTCAGCTCCCTTTATGCTTTGGAAAATGGTCCACAGTTAAGTAAACAGGTTTGGAATTGATGGGTTGAATCATGCATGGTCTATTTCAGTGTGATGGATTTAATTCGATTAAATATTTACTAAGATTTGTTTCTGTAAGTTGATTCAAGTTTAGGACATTCGAGATATGTTTTAGTCTAAATTGACAATTTGTTCAATGCGTCCTTCCAACAACATTTCTCGTACCCTATTTTTAAGGGGATTAtacagggaacacacacacaaaatatatatatatatatatatacagtacattaatCAAATTTGGTACATTCGCTTGTCCCCTTTGGTGTCCCCTCCAGGAATTGCTCTTGAGAAATTTCTCTTTTTATCGTACCCCCCACAGtaagatgaaaagatgaaagatCCGCTGCTGACAGAGCAGAAAGTTCTCACCTCCCCATCCAGTCATAGAACAAGcagctgcagcgccccctgttgATGAGGAGGAAATTGGGTCCAGATCCAACAAGAACCCATCATCAAGGGCActaaacacagaggaagaaagtgaGAGAGTAAGTGTTGACAGAATGGAATCAATTTCTGAAGTAATATTGATGCTTGGATATTGATGCATCTCAAACACTTTGTAATATTGTTGAGTGACTCCTACTTGCtagttgtggtggtggtgatgggggCTGGTGCAGAGGGGGGGGCGGCAGGCGGAGGAGGTTTGGCAGGTGGCCCGGGGCGAGCAGGGGGAGCACGATGCGGTGCCTTGGCCGGTGGTGcggcagtagcagcagcagcagcagcagcaggagcagcagcagcagcagcagcagcagcaggagcaggagccgGCGAGGAGTTGTTGGCCGTagcttcctgctgcagagagagagagacccccGTTAATGTGCTGACAAACACAGTTATGTACTTGAAACTGTTAAGAGTGAAGTTAAAAGTCAAATtcagcatttacatttttaacacgTTCTGGTACTGCTGTGAAGCGCTTAATCTGTTTTGACAGTGAAAGGGTCTATGTATAAGCAAAGACTATCATTATTACCACAACATTGTGATTATCATGAAACATAGCTTACCTTAGTGGGTGACCTGCAAAAACAATGATAGTACATGAGTTAAAGAGTTTAATGGTGCACTTGCTGAAACATAATAGCTGTTACTGAGATGGAAGACAAAGTGACAGCGTAAGTATCACTTTGGTGTTTTTTAGGCAGGCAGCATTTCAAAGCAATTCCATTTAGCAAACATCTGCAATTATAGGATCCACGTTGCACAGCTAAGTAATAGCATCTTGGCCCCAGCTCAACTTCTACgtagcttttctttttcacatcagCACGAAAAGAGATTGTTGTAAGCTCTGTAAAAGTTGGAGCTGAGTGTCAGATgctgacaaagacaaatatgttAATGATGACACTAACGtcacaaaatatgaaatgaacTTGCAAAGAAaaattaacattgttttttccaTAGAAGTTCATCTTGAACAAGTTGATGGTGTGCAACAATAATGGTATCTGTGACTTGTTCAGATTTTGTTCTATAGAATCAATCACATGAATCAAACAATTTAACACAGTCACTACAAATGATGGTAAATTAGTATTTCCAAGTACAGTTTTCATTGAGAGAGAATACTTACTTATCCTCTCTGAGTTAGGTAAAGACAGAAGAAACAACATGTTAGTGAAATAACTGAGAGTAataagcagagagagaagatacTGTGGCGAATTTAATCTCAAACAGGCCCCAGGGAAAGAGCAAAATCACTTCTAAGATTACCAAATACACTCAGGTGCATGTTGGACACCCAAATGTTCAACTAACCACTTCTCACAGGGCTTTCAGCACGGCACAAACCATTACAAACCAAACTTTGGCTCTGTGCTCAATAtggtaaacattaaaaaacaacaacagaggcaCAGATACACTGGACTACTTACGGCTTCTTCCCCTCAAGGGTGTTGAGGTGGGTCTCCAGGGACTCTAGAAGACTTTCTGGGGCCTGTTCACACCACAGGGCACCACAGGGGAAGACAGAGGACGACACAGTTAAAAAGAAACCCTGATCATGGATTTCAACATGTTATGTCCTGTAGTTTCAGTATTATTATACAGCACCATAAGAAACACAAGGGAGGTTACAAGTGAATAAACTTAAATCAGTTACACAGATACATGGAGTCACTATGAGATTACTGTATTACTCTACACAAGTAGAGCTTTTGCAAAGACAGTGGAACTTTgataaatgcagttttttaTACCTGTTTTGCACAAGAATAAACGTGTGTCAAATATCTCAAACTAAAGACAAGCAGCAtcataaaagaagaagagtggTAACTGAAGTTAGGGTGATCATTTTGTCTCACAAGATAAGCATTATAAAGCCCATGCTAGTGAAGCTGTCTGATATCCTGATCCTGAGTTTATCTTCCTTGTGCAGACTCAACAGCGTTCTATTCTCTGATCCATCCATCTCTGAATCCACTGCTCATAAGCTAACTTAAGTCTGGCACAAGGTTCAGGCCTAAATTCATTGTTTTCCTCAGCTTATGTCAAAGTATCCTGATTAGTGATTAATCACTGCCGACAGACTGAAGGGGACACTGCCCttacacaggaaatgaaaaatcaaGGAGGGGGGATAGAGAAGGGcacaaaaggacaaaaacagaaaaggttaAGTATTGATGGCAATAGGGTGAGAAGTGTTCCAGTCAGCCATTATGAAAAGCTGCATGCTCAACCAGGCCAAATGAGACATTATCACCTCCCAACATGCAAGTAAATGGATAGCACAATAATATCCACCAGGCTTATTAAGCGAGGTCAAAGCTAATTTCACGAATTCACTTAATCCCCTGATCCATTTCCAGGATGTATCCATTTAAATCTGCCTAGTATATTATTCATAAAAGCGTGAAAGGCCAACAAAGCAGACAGACTGATACTGTTTGTCTTGGCTATGAGAGGGATGAGTAGAGCATTTATCAACCAGGGACTCCACtgacaacaaagagacaaagggCACCTTTAACAGCTCTGTCACTGTAAtatttagacacacacacagttgtagtTCTCATCCGAGGAGGCCAGCGTAAAATGTGCTGGATCATCTCTCTGTGGACGTGACAGAAACAGGCCTCCAGGCATATGCTTGACAGATTATGTCACATGACTGACACTGCCATCATTTGCAGAAACATTCTACAAACAGACCCAGTTCTAAAAAATAGCACGGATGAGGACATAACAACACGGCAAGAGAATCAGTAAGATGTTAAAATTACACTTTCTTGTTTGCGCTGCTGTACTGTGATACATcctggagaggatgagagacTGGCGGCTGAGACCGAAATGTAGATTAGTTACACAAATCCTTTTCTAGTCCTGGAattataaatcaaattttatgACCCATACAGTATCTAATTATTTATGGTGGCCTCTCTGGTCTGTAGGCTTTGGCCGAAAAGATTAATCATGCGATTCAGCTAATTTATATAACAGTATCATTTGTAAAAACTTGCCTTATCTCTGTATAACTTTTAATCCTCGTCCATACTAACGCACCTGAAAACGCCTATCACATGACCGCTCACTTACACTGGGCATCTGTGTACCGGTGTAAATAGGAAGGCATGCTCGAATAACAGcttgaaattaaaattaaaatggtAATACAGTGAAGCTGTCATGGAAACTCTGCAGCACAATTCAAGGACAGTCTGCTGTTCCTTTATACAGTTGTTAAACTAAAACTATGTTTAGCAGCGGAAACAGCCACCTGATCAGCAACCTGATAAGCATATCACAGCTTATCCAATCAGCTCGTTCAGTCACATCATCGCACTTCATCTGTTTGGTGGTTGTGCACTCGCTGTGCACTTCACTTGTTCTGTGCTTCAATTCTGTGCACTCAAAAAGCGTTTTATTGTTGACCTTCCCTAAGCTGTTTTCCCCCCAAAGCTAGCTCTTTGCACTTCTCACACTCTCAGCCTGAATGATCATTCTGCATCTCTGAAAGTCAAaagaccaaacaaacacagctaaTTGGTTGCATGAAGGTTGGAGGTGATAAGGGGGTACAGTGGGATATGCCTCCTCTTCAAACAAGGGACAGAGTGTAGCTGTCTGTGAACGTCTGATTACAACCAAAAGAAAACCACAGTGAACCCTGCAGGAAAAATAAGTGGTTGCCTTAGACATTCACATGACATATTGGACAGTAGATAAAAAACTGAGTACCGACATTCTCTGTTAGTTCGTAGCCAGAAAAATAGTGGGGTGAGGAAGCTTCTTACCTGAGTGAGTTCGGGTATGTCATTTTTGTCTATTCCCACTTGCTGTAAAAGAATACAATGACATTTAATGAAATAGTAAATAAGTAGTACAATATGTAGCTGATATTCAGAGATATATTGGGCTGTGTAGGCTACCTCAGCGATTTTGAAGAACTCGGAAACCCGAGTCATTCGTGTCAGGAATCTCTTGTAGATCTCCAGCCCGTCTTTACACTGGCTCCTCTTCATCTGGAAAAACTTTTCTGGATAAAGAGATAGTACAATGTGACTCCTTATTCTCACATAGTTCAAAAAGAAGTCATGTGATCATTCTATGTTTTCCTTGTTGTTAAACTGCATTAAAAGATCAAACCAAAAATGAATCAATCCTGCTATTAAGTATTGTGTGTAGCCAAACATTTGAATCTTATTTGTCCTTGCCACAGACATCCACTGTGTCCAAAAACTGTTCATCACTGTGGCAAAGCAGTGCACTGGGTGATATGTTGCTTCAACACTGTGAACCCAGGCACTGCATCAGCTCTGttgctgtaaatactcactaGAGGACCAAATCTGCACAACcgaaatagtccccaacaaatgcaaCACTAACTCTTGTTTAAGTAACTTTTGCTTTTACAGTGCTCAGCTGACCCATTTTGAAGGTCAGTAAGAGGCAGTAATGGTAGTCAGAAAATATCCATCtagaggaggatatcagaggcCTCACTGAAGCACTAGTCTGTGTGTCGCCTACTCGGCTAACAGTCTAATCATTATAGCAACATACCGTAGCATTGTTAATATCCAATCAATTGTGGACTTTAAATGGGTACGTCTTCAGCTATGTGTATGTATGCGTTGCCATGTGTTATTCTTCAGATGATGAGAGACAAAGCTTGTCATGTTTTAGCTGTATGGTTTTAACCTGAACAGCTgtagtgtgtgattgtgtgtatgtcTTTTAGAACAAAAGGCTTTATTGTTTCTTGCTGATTGCAGTTATATTGTTGAGGATTTCTCCGCATTGGGTTTGCTGATAATTCCTCTGTTTTTACAAACCAGTGCTTATGACAGTTTTCACGTGTTGTGTGATAGTATTTGGAGAAAGAAGTCACACCTCATGTTGCTGTGCACAGCACGATTGAGAAGCACTTCCCCTCAGTTACCTCACTCGTTCATTCTGATCCAGTGATCTCCACAGGATCCCCATCAAATGGTAACATGATCTCCATACCAACTTAAAGGCTTCCTCTGTAATATGCCTTCCAGAGTACTTGACTTTTGTTCATTGATTTTTTAATAGATCATGTGATGAGTTGAAGATGGAGTGACTCTTTACCGAGCAGGTTAATGACGCCGTCATTGTAGCAGGCATATAACTTGATCAGATCTttgaagagcaggaggaagcaggCTTTTATCACTGGATTGTCCAGCTCTGGAGGATGCACCTGTggacacaaataaaacccaaGAGGCACAGCGTAGTTAGGATTTTGAAGATGAATAAAGGAGACCGAAAACTTCTTTTGAGTCAGAAACTTACGAGGAGAATTAAAtgacaaagacaacaacatttCTTAGTCTCTGTATCAGTGGTACTGTATGTAGCCCATCCTCACAATTGCAGGTATACCACTAAGATAATTACATGTTACACTGATATGTTtaagtttctttattttcaatgaATTTCAACACTCTGACAATGTtcctatatatataaatacagtatatatatatatatatatatatatatatatatatatatatatatatatatatgaggcTGTGACTACAACACTAAGCCTGTTTAAACCCAGTTGCCACCTTTCTGTCTTGACTGTGTTTATCCCTCAGCCAATTCAGTAACCTTGCAAAGTGACTCTGTTCCCTATAAGCGAGTGTCACTCACATCAAAATCCAGCAGTGCGTCGATCTGGCTCTGCAGGGTCGGCATTCCTTTCAACAGCTTCTCTACAGACATTGTCCTCATCGCTCCCTCAGCtctgagacagaggaggaacCGAAAAGGGacaagagaaagagtgagaaagaAGCTGAAAGATTTTTACACctgcaaagaaacaaaatattaaacCCCCTTTGATAATTGGGAACAGCCTGGGCTGCATGGTCTAGTATCCATTGTAATGAATCAAGAGCTGAGACGTTTAGACTCACatagtgtctgtctgtctgtctgtctcattgATCATTGATTTCTTTAGTCTGCGTCTACATTTTTCAGTGTCAGGTTATGTAGCctgagtccttgtgctttatagtttgcagatccaggatcgctgctgcagccacatcgtggattatgatggtgcATCGCAGACTGTCATCATGGACCAtagatcatgatggtggatcgcgaatcagagtTTGTGATGGCGGATACTGGATCATGATCGGGATGGTAGttgactgcttgatatacaatacgCCTACTCACATTCTCTACCATTATttacaataactcctcaattcaattgtcattactgctcccttctTCTCTATCAgatattttcttatgtataaatacttagACACatttttccattatgttacaaattgttttttctaatcaatcttgtaaatactgttattttgtgtctttctcagTTACACATGGCATCTACAGTATTGCacgtctgtccgtcctggaagaTGGATCCTCACGTGTGGCTCCCTCTGAGGTTCCTATGTTTTGTTccactgttaatgttttttttggtagtttttctttactcttgttgagggttaagggcagaggatgtcacaccttgttaagccctatgagacaaattgtgatttgtgaataagggctatacaaataaaattgtattgaggTACCTTGTGTCTGCCAGCTAAGCAGAGTTGTCCACTGTATTTATCTCTGTACATCAGTAAAGCCATGCACTTGCCATGCTAGAGGCAACTGAGTTCATCCCACGCATCTTCACAACCTCTGTGGGATGTTTGATATTCTGATGAATATCAAGGGCAATTAAAAAGCGAGCATGTTCTAGACCCAGATAAATTCAACAAAGCTTTTTTATGAGACAACAAAGCTGAAATGATCATTCAGAAGGGCGGTGTTGTGAGAAATGAAAACCAGTACCCTTTCTTGACTCGTCCAAAGTCAAAGGACATCTGTCTGTAGGCGAAGGCCTTCTCGTTGAGATAACGGCTGTAGCGTCTGATAAATGTGGACATGTCATAGCCTGAGGAAGACGCACATAATACACACGTGAACATGCAAACTCTTCAATGTCAACTTAGAGTATTAGTAAGCATTGAAAATGTGTAATGGCCACATACTGTAAACAGTGACATTTCTGTCTTGTTTATAATGCAAGTGTAGGTGTTACTGAATATAAATTAAGTGAAAGTATCAAAACTCAAATGTAAAATTAGCACAGTCCATATTCAGAAACTGTGCCTTAAACGAGCCATAAGGAAATTTAGTAGTCTTTccaattaattattaattattctaATTTGTACCCCCACAGTTTCATAGTaactagtggtgcaccgatgtatcggccgtatatcggtagcggccgatattcgcctcgtttactgccatcggcgtatcggtaataaacttgactttcaccgataacattggccgatgttcattggtatgttttctgcagcctgccaatctggcatccagattatggtacactgacgccggtttacaccgggcgctgaagccGCCGCgcgcgcagcgccaaggaaagccaggcgctgttttaaaaaatataaatgacatatttatatgatataaatgatgaaatatgcatcccatactttgtattcccttctgttgtcctggagttttaattttcccaattttaatcacataattaaatgtctcCAAGCATCATATAGATAAAGGAGagagggggctaaaggcttgcttggagaatacgtcatttacccccgacaccatATCGGTAttttccatatcggtgcatccatAATAGTAACCAAAACTAATTTTCACTTCTCATAATAAAAAGATTTCTGAGTGTGCAGCGCTATGGGCAGAGCTATACGCTGCATACCGTGAGCTGCTGCGGGCTGCCGTGGGCTCGCGCTATGATCCATA
Above is a genomic segment from Hippoglossus stenolepis isolate QCI-W04-F060 chromosome 8, HSTE1.2, whole genome shotgun sequence containing:
- the snap91a gene encoding clathrin coat assembly protein AP180 isoform X16, with amino-acid sequence MSGQTLTDRIAAAQYSLTGSEVSRAVCKSTTHEQTAPKKKHLEYLIQATQDTTVNVPQMADTLMERAGNASWVVVFKALITTHHLMVQGNEKFLQFLASRNTLFNLSNFLDKTGSHGYDMSTFIRRYSRYLNEKAFAYRQMSFDFGRVKKGAEGAMRTMSVEKLLKGMPTLQSQIDALLDFDVHPPELDNPVIKACFLLLFKDLIKLYACYNDGVINLLEKFFQMKRSQCKDGLEIYKRFLTRMTRVSEFFKIAEQVGIDKNDIPELTQAPESLLESLETHLNTLEGKKPEDKSPTKIKRFTAVPERVKNQEATANNSSPAPAPAAAAAAAAAPAAAAAAATAAPPAKAPHRAPPARPGPPAKPPPPAAPPSAPAPITTTTTSNALDDGFLLDLDPISSSSTGGAAAACSMTGWGDLLAEAAPAASDGASEALLTEGESDADADADAAAAPAAVAPTATATATATTAATAAAAAPVPASLPISAPATTSATEIDLFGDAFAPSPGDGPAAVAAGPAADAFGGSDPFATTEGSADIAPELDLFAMRPAATGATATTPAAIIPPTSSEAPTIVAPIAAPAAPTPSSTTTTTTDTTTESAAAPTLDIFGVCGPGLTSHPFLPSMLRCG